One segment of Aquimarina sp. BL5 DNA contains the following:
- a CDS encoding TonB-dependent receptor domain-containing protein — protein sequence MRTITLGMMLFIGIISTAQTTISGTVVDNNNQPIPGANIALQGASVGTVTDFDGLFTLTLEETPPFTIIVSSVGFESATVNVTASSSDLRITLKEGTELDEVIISASRTPERVFESPVSVERFGIKKIKNTPAADFYDGLENLKGVDINANSLTFKSVNTRGFADFANTRFVQLVDGMDNAAPALNFVLGNLLGMTELDVNSIELLPGASSALYGANAFNGILFMTSKNPFDHQGISAYFKGGITSQDVAGDNEYYDYGIRMAHAFSDKFAAKVNFSYLRGTDWFATSTVNVLDTGTDRSDPNYDGLNVYGDEVSTNIRGVGVELVNQGLLPAGAENLIPNEDVSRTGYLESDLNNYNAESIKFDAALHYRPFADDLEIIYLGKIGRGTTIYQGANRYSIRNFFLQQHKLEIKNDNFFIRGYITDEDAGDSYDSRFTGININRLWKDDRTWFGQYAGTFAQATLAGQLPEQAHLIARQTADTGRILPDTPEFENAFRTVTSDPDLATGSKFQDASQLRHVDVNYNFSHLTESFADIQVGGSFREYTLNSSGTIFTDFDGPIRYSEFGVYTQVQKKLVDDRLKITGSIRYDKSELFDGNISPRLSIGYTAGADRNHNIRFSAQTGFRNPTTQDLFIGLDVGRAILVGSASDNLDRDVRTFDLSGDGQILTGSNTASVVGRQAYENSFSLNSVLNGAPTVSNVDLVEPEKVIAFEVGYRGKVKKFVIDLSGYYNLYTDFISTENVLVPLYGQVGDGTLSLDAIRFGDTEVYQAYTNSDADIKSFGGTVGVDTKVLGNFDIGVNYTFTKLDFDKSEDPDFRTTFNTPEHKVKASFGHTSLVKNFGFNTSWTWSDAYFWEASFGDGNVPSFNVVNAQINYTIPKLKAILKAGATNILGDEYFTAFGTGFIGSQYYIGISINNL from the coding sequence ATGAGGACAATTACGTTAGGAATGATGCTTTTTATAGGTATTATTTCTACTGCACAAACAACAATTAGTGGAACGGTCGTTGATAATAACAATCAACCAATTCCAGGGGCTAACATTGCATTACAAGGGGCTTCGGTAGGTACAGTTACCGATTTTGACGGATTATTTACCTTAACACTGGAGGAAACACCTCCTTTTACTATTATAGTAAGTAGTGTTGGTTTTGAGTCTGCCACAGTAAATGTTACCGCTAGCTCAAGTGATTTAAGGATTACCTTAAAAGAAGGAACGGAATTGGATGAGGTTATTATTTCTGCTTCAAGAACACCAGAACGTGTATTTGAATCTCCGGTAAGTGTAGAGCGCTTCGGAATAAAGAAAATAAAAAATACACCAGCCGCAGATTTTTATGATGGTTTAGAAAATTTAAAAGGGGTTGATATTAACGCGAATAGTCTAACCTTTAAATCTGTTAATACTAGAGGATTTGCAGATTTTGCTAATACTAGATTTGTACAGTTAGTTGATGGAATGGATAATGCTGCACCTGCATTAAATTTTGTTCTGGGGAATTTATTAGGGATGACAGAATTAGATGTGAATAGTATAGAGTTGCTTCCAGGAGCATCTTCTGCGTTGTATGGAGCAAATGCTTTTAATGGCATCTTGTTTATGACGAGTAAAAACCCATTTGATCATCAAGGAATAAGTGCATATTTTAAAGGAGGTATTACTTCTCAGGATGTTGCTGGTGATAATGAATACTATGATTATGGGATTAGAATGGCCCACGCGTTCTCAGATAAGTTCGCAGCAAAAGTAAATTTCTCATACTTAAGAGGAACAGACTGGTTTGCTACAAGTACAGTAAATGTATTAGACACTGGAACAGATAGGTCCGATCCTAACTATGATGGACTTAATGTTTATGGGGATGAAGTAAGCACTAATATAAGAGGTGTAGGTGTTGAATTGGTGAATCAAGGATTATTACCTGCCGGAGCAGAAAACTTAATACCTAATGAAGATGTAAGTAGAACAGGGTATTTAGAAAGTGATCTGAATAATTATAATGCGGAAAGCATTAAATTTGATGCTGCATTACATTATCGTCCTTTTGCAGATGATTTGGAAATTATATATTTAGGAAAAATTGGAAGAGGAACCACAATTTATCAAGGCGCAAATCGATACTCTATTCGTAATTTCTTCTTGCAACAACATAAATTAGAAATTAAAAACGATAACTTTTTTATTAGAGGATATATAACAGATGAAGATGCCGGAGACTCTTATGATTCAAGATTTACTGGAATTAATATAAATAGACTTTGGAAAGATGATAGAACTTGGTTTGGTCAGTATGCTGGGACTTTTGCACAAGCAACACTTGCTGGTCAGCTACCAGAACAAGCACATTTAATAGCAAGACAAACTGCTGATACAGGTAGGATACTACCAGATACTCCAGAATTTGAAAACGCATTTAGAACAGTAACCTCTGATCCTGATCTCGCTACAGGGTCTAAATTTCAGGATGCGAGTCAATTAAGGCACGTCGATGTCAATTATAATTTTAGTCACCTTACAGAAAGTTTTGCTGATATTCAGGTTGGAGGGTCTTTTAGAGAGTATACATTGAATTCTTCAGGAACTATTTTTACAGATTTTGATGGGCCTATTAGATATTCGGAATTTGGAGTATACACACAAGTGCAAAAGAAATTAGTTGATGATAGATTGAAAATAACTGGATCTATTAGATACGATAAGTCGGAATTGTTTGATGGGAATATTTCTCCGAGATTATCCATCGGATATACAGCTGGTGCTGACAGAAATCATAATATTCGTTTCTCTGCACAGACTGGTTTTAGAAACCCTACAACACAAGATTTGTTTATTGGATTAGATGTAGGTAGAGCTATTCTCGTAGGATCTGCCTCAGACAACTTAGATCGAGATGTTAGAACTTTTGATCTAAGTGGTGATGGTCAAATATTAACAGGTAGCAATACCGCTAGTGTAGTTGGTAGACAAGCTTATGAAAATTCATTTTCATTAAACTCTGTATTAAACGGTGCTCCAACAGTATCTAACGTGGATCTAGTTGAGCCTGAAAAGGTTATTGCTTTCGAGGTTGGATACCGAGGAAAGGTTAAAAAATTTGTAATTGATTTGAGTGGTTATTACAACCTTTATACTGATTTTATCTCGACGGAAAATGTTTTAGTTCCTCTTTATGGGCAGGTTGGAGATGGAACTTTATCTCTTGATGCTATACGGTTTGGAGATACAGAAGTATATCAGGCATATACTAATTCTGATGCTGATATTAAATCATTTGGAGGAACTGTTGGTGTGGATACTAAGGTGTTAGGTAATTTTGATATTGGAGTAAATTATACATTCACAAAGCTGGATTTTGATAAGAGTGAAGATCCTGATTTTAGAACAACTTTTAATACTCCAGAACATAAGGTAAAGGCCTCTTTCGGACATACTAGTTTGGTTAAAAACTTTGGGTTTAATACTAGTTGGACTTGGAGTGATGCCTATTTCTGGGAAGCCTCTTTTGGAGATGGGAATGTACCTTCTTTTAATGTTGTTAATGCACAAATTAATTACACAATCCCAAAATTAAA